The DNA sequence TGACAGACCTGAGCAGTTACATAAAAACCTGTCAGCTCAGCAGATGATTCTTATACTGCactgcattaaaaacattttagactCTCTGTGGGTCTGTTCTCAGAATCCTTTGTTGCTGCCTCAGTGTTGTGCAGGTGTGTCCCAAACCTGGACCCTGTCATTAGCATTTTGTCTGAAATCTTTCGTAAACACTTGCTGCTTAAATTCCCAATCTCTCCTGTGCGTAATTTGGTGGCCTGTTCAGGCTGGCAGCTGTTTCGAATATTTGGTGCAGAGTTGACCGTGGGACATGGTTTGTGTTATGTAATGTCATATTGTAGCTTTAGACCGGCTGAAACCAAAAGAGTGTGTGAGCAGGGCATTTATTTCAAAGGGTGATCGAGTTAGAAACGCTCACCAGGCTTAGGCTTCGTTGATCCCTCTTCATGCATTTGTGCGTGTAGGTACACGGACAAAAGGTGCTTGTAAGAGCATACGGCCAGATGGAGGGATATAGGAGGCACTGCAGGAACATTTTTGGAGCGTGTCAGGTTAAAAGAACAGTAGTGATGATGGCGGGATTATGCTGTGGTGTTCACAAGGCTGTCTGAAAAAGTGTTGCCATGGGTAACCTGTCTTAGGACCACCGGCttcattttctctttttgtttgtttgtttccagGACAACAGGAACACGTCTGATGACAAGCCCGTTCAGCGTTCTAAGGTATGTCGCTTTATTCACATCCTTCtagtcttttcttttcttttagtaCCAGCACTCCCTCTGGTACTAGTTTTGTCAAGTAAAGCAATCTGTTTTGTTCCTCCATGGGGTTTTGAACATAATTCATTATCTTttatacatattattttataatacatttaataaataaaagattaaatgcattttaataatgcattaagttgaaaatacagtgaggaaaataagtatttgaacaccctgctattttgcaagttctcccacttagaaatcatggaggggtctgaaattgtcatcgaggtgcatgtccactgtgagagacataatctaaaaaaaatccagaaatcacaatgtatgatttttaactatttatttgtatgatacagctgcaaataagtatttgaacacctgtctatcagctagaattctgaccctcaaagacctgttagtctgcctttaaaatgtccacctccactccatttattatcctaaattagatgcacctgtttgaggtcgttagctgcataaagacacctgtccaccccatacaatcagtaagaatccaactactaacatggccaagaccaaagagctgtccaaagacactagagacaaaattgtacacctccacaaggctggaaagggctacgggaaattgccaagcagcttggtgaaaaaggtccactgttggagcaatcattagaaaatggaagaagctaaacatgactgtcaatctcctcggactggggctccatgcaagatctcaccgtggggtctcaatgatcctaagaaaggtgagaaatcagcccagaactacacgggaggagctggtcaatgacctgaaaagagctgggaccaccgtttccaaggttactgttggtaatacactaaggcgtcatggtttgaaatcatgcatggcacggaaggttcccctgcttaaaccagcacatgtccaggcccgacttaagtttgccaatgaccatttggatgatccagaggagtcatgggagaaagtcatgtggtcagatgagaccaaaatagaacttttggtcataattccactaaacgtgtttggaggaagaagaatgatgagtaccatcccaagaacaccatccctactgtgaagcatggggtggtagcatcatgctttggggtgtttttctgcacatgggacagggcgactgcactgtattaaggagaggatgaccggggccatgtattgcgagattttggggaacaacctccttccctcagttagagcattgaagatgggtcgaggctgggtcttccaacatgacaatgacccgaagcacacagccaggataaccaaggagtggctctgtaagaagcatatcaaggttctggcgtggccgagccagtctccagacctaaacccaatagagaatctttggaggagctcaaactccgtgtttctcagcgacaggccagaaacctgactgatctagagaagatctgtgtggaggagtgggccaaaatccctcctgcagtgtgtgcaaacctggtgaaaactacaggaaagcgtttgacctctgtaattgcaaacaaaggctactgtaccaaatattaacactgattttctcaggtgttcaaatacttatttgcagctgtatcatacaaataaatagttaaaaaatcatacattgtgatttctggatttttttttttagattgtctctcacagtggacatgcacctacgatgacaatttcagacccctccatgatttctaagtgggagaacttgcaaaatagcagggtgttcaaatacttattttcctcactgtatataatgcattagatttttttttacttctctAGAATATGACTGTAAGATTTGTACTAAGGATAGATGCTGATAAGGAAAAGTAAAGCTTCAAAACTAAAGTACCTTTTAATATAAGTTTTTATGTCTCATGCACAGTCAGTGCAAGTCAATATTCTGATGTCATTTAGTGATATTTTGATCTGCTCTTTGATTGAAAACCAATGTCTTTACTTGCGTTTCCTACCAGTCTTTCAGTTTCAAGACCCAGAAAGAGACGTGTGCATCATGTGAGAAAACCGTGTATCCGATGGAGAGATTGGTGGCCAACAACCTCATCTTCCACGCCACGTGCTTCTGCTGCAAGCATTGCAACACCAAACTCAGGTTAGTCACTTCCTCACCAGCACAGCCTGAGAAAACCCCAAAAACTAGAGCAGTTAAACAGGAGTTGTAAACTGAAAGAAGTCTTCTTTTGTAATAAATCCTTTTTGCTCTCCAAGGGTGCATGTAtctgatcagaaatacagtgcaaacagtaatattgttataattacaaataaccgttttctatttgaatatatttaaaaaatctatttattcctgtgattgcagCGCTGAATTtgtccagttttcagtgtcacatgatccttcagaaatcattctgatatgctgatttgtttttttttggtttgttttttagaTTAATAGAacgctcaaaagaacagcatttatttgcaatagtaaagacatttgtaagaCATCACTTGAtttgtcaatttaatgcagtaacatttattatttttttcatgtataTTATCTCTTGGCTTCTGCAGTCTGGGGACCTATGCAGCGCTGCAGGGGGAGTTCTACTGCAAACCACACTTCCAGCAGCTCTTCAAGAGTAAAGGGAACTACGACGAGGGCTTCGGGCGCAAGCAGCACAAGGAGCTCTGGGCCTCCAAGGATGCAGAGAGCATCACCAAGACGCCATAATCCTCAGTGATTTCCAAAGCACATTTCCCCTCCCTAGCCAGTGATGATGACCGTTTATATACTCTGCCCACATCAATACACACATGcttccacacaaacacaaactcatttCAAGCACACAAGCAGTTCTCATGATATCACAATCACAGATATACCACAATGTGATAGGGTTGATTAGCGTcccttttgtttgttgttcatttttatttttattttttgtcctcCCACCCTTCCTTCTCTGCTTAGTTTTAATTTTCAGTTAGCTTtagaaaatgtctttttttttttttgtagtgtcGTGGAGTTAACAGTTAGTTGATTGTGACCAAAATCTTTGTGTCCCTATAGGTGGGATGATTCACTTATTAGCGTCATTACGATCCGGTTTGGCAGTACTAGTATCAGTTGGTTTTCTGTTGTGAAAGGTTTCAAGATGGTTTAGATCATACACTCAGGTAAAGATTCTGGGTTGTTGCATCAAGATTATTCAGCAATCTTTTATGTACATAGTGGacttaaatattttgtgttatgATTGATATATGTCCCTCATTTCAGTTACAGCAATCTGTACTGTTTTCAAACTAAATGGCTTTTAACTACGTTCCTTAAAATGGGaaaactgtctttttttttattttgtctgcTTTGCTGGCGTAGGGTATTTTATCTGTGAATCTACAGGGTACACTGTACTGTAAAGAACTCACTTGAGTTTACATCCCCCTTACTTTTCATTCTTTTTCATCCTTGTTTTATCATCTTTTTACATTAAGAATTGGTATTTGACAGATCTTGTCAAATCTGTGATCAATCAGACAATATCATTCTTATAGCATGAGCATCTTTTACCAAATGTAGTTGTAAACACAATATTTGCTCAGATAATATTTACCActctaaaatttaatttgattacaaaTTAAGATTTAAGAAACTTAGTCTTATATCAGCCATCATTTCTGGCGCCCTCTAGTGTTTTGGATGATATTCCTTATTTGACCTAATGTTGGTTATTCTTTGCCATCTATTGATGCCATCTAGTGATATCTATGCTCATTGTATCAAATATTCcttgtatatcttattttagtcacattttagtgtttttcttCTCTTATATTGTTGTTCAGTGATTTCTTGTAAAGGCATTTGTACAGAAGTACCACTAAGCGGAGTGAATGTACTGTGATGCACTGTACTGTACTTATGCCTTGCTGCATGGGACCAAGCTTGTACAACAAAATTAAGATATTCACAGGGAACTAGGTCTCAGAGGAAATGACATTTATGATGCTTTGCACCATTGCCTCCCCCCTCCCTACTCCACCACTTCCTGTCATCGCATAGTTTTTGGCTGTTTCCTGTGGGCTTCTCTGTGACGAGGTTTTGTGGGACTTTGAGCACACACGTAACCGTGTGGCTCGGAAGCATTGCTCAGGAATATGGATGGGTCACAATGATCCAGCGGTGTCACCCCTAGTGTTCATTGTTAAAAGCTGTTGTTcactaaatgaataatttttacACTTTCAATCGACAAACAGTCAGCAGTTGGGGTTTGAGCAGGAAGGGGGTGCTTTACATCTAAATGAACACTTCCATCCCAGGTTTATATGCACATGTCAGCGTGAAACTGTGACTCGTGAATTGTCACTGTGGCCATAAACTGTGACCTCTCCAGAGGTTCATGTATTTGTGTACAAACATCATTAATGCCATCATGTTGTttcttttaatgaatgaaatgcCTCTGTGTTTTAATACTGTTGCTTTTTTGGTTTTCTAGTGTAACACGGTAAAGCTGTTCTGATAAGCCTGTATTTGTTAAATGCCATAAGGAAGTGGTCTGTAGATAGTTTTGCCTTTAGTTTTAGGCCCATGATAATGGCTTGTTGTGTTTGCAAATGTCTCGTCTGCCTTCCAGTGCAATGGCCTTTTGTCTGTACGTTTGAGGAGATTCTCCATTTAGACTTTAGACTTGCTAAGCCATTGAAAATCATCCAAATATTTTCAACAACTTGAACGCCACAAAAGTcccagtgtgtgtatatattaaagaTGACTGTGAAATTGAAATGCATTGCGAGGTTTAGATGAATTATCGAAAGCTCTTGGCACGAACGGAAagaatattttcatattaagcCTTATCATTTtagttgctttttgttttttttgcgcGTTGCATTTTTAAGAATACTTTGTTTTCAGCTTCCTATGAGTTTTTCCCCCAAATCatcagctttttaaaatttcttaatCAACTTTCTCATTTTCTCTCTGTAAATGATTTGGTCTTCATTCCaatgcataatataattttttttttttctttccaaatGTGCTTTTAATTTTGGAACAAACTTTTCACAGACACAAATCACTGTGTTTATGCCAATTGTTAGTTGTGTTTGCACGCAGTGCGCCAAGGTACAAATGACACAATATCCTGCAAGCACTCACTGTCTTTTATAGACTACAGAACAAACAGGAAAAAGGTACGCTCTTCTTTGCTCTTTTCTGATGGATTTGTAGTTCTTgaaatgtgtgagtgtgtaaatGTATGGATATTTAAGGTGGcaaaagattatttttaaatgctgtttacTGTCCGCATGCGTTGAGTGCGAAGGAGATAAATGTACGCAAAGTGTATTACTCTATATCTAAAACTTGATCAGTGGAACAAGGTGGCCTTAAAGCAGAAGGAGGTCTTTTGGCTCTTTACTTGTCTCTTTTGTCCCCCATCAGGTTTATTTTTGTCTCAGTACTTTTATCAGCC is a window from the Onychostoma macrolepis isolate SWU-2019 chromosome 03, ASM1243209v1, whole genome shotgun sequence genome containing:
- the limd2 gene encoding LIM domain-containing protein 2 — its product is MDNRNTSDDKPVQRSKSFSFKTQKETCASCEKTVYPMERLVANNLIFHATCFCCKHCNTKLSLGTYAALQGEFYCKPHFQQLFKSKGNYDEGFGRKQHKELWASKDAESITKTP